A genomic segment from Candidatus Lernaella stagnicola encodes:
- a CDS encoding helix-turn-helix domain-containing protein: MTLRRLQPPEVLVDLLGMKRNTITFLARKGVLPCVKIGKSYRFSLVDVVRHLGIEHVPEVKDAMSRYSEEDWGKAENGGSVEAKN; encoded by the coding sequence ATGACGTTGCGGAGATTGCAGCCGCCAGAGGTGCTAGTCGATTTGCTCGGCATGAAACGAAACACGATCACTTTCCTTGCGAGAAAGGGTGTGTTGCCGTGCGTAAAGATTGGAAAATCTTACAGATTTTCCCTTGTTGACGTAGTGCGGCATCTCGGAATTGAGCATGTGCCCGAAGTGAAAGATGCCATGAGTCGCTACTCAGAGGAAGACTGGGGTAAAGCTGAAAATGGCGGCAGTGTTGAAGCGAAAAATTAG